One stretch of Leishmania infantum JPCM5 genome chromosome 22 DNA includes these proteins:
- the AAT22 gene encoding putative amino acid permease, translated as MSHNPDYTVMQDGGRQRYKEETQSSTPASGDNRAAAEIDATICKEEKEMHETFDQVHELVTECNAEVEVPKQQPMFLVRLMRRVIPPGGFASGVFNLAGSSLGAGILGLPYAFDTSGIVMGTIYLIVIYLLTVYSVRLLAIVYGKTGIRSYELTARILFGRGGDIFTAVIMFIKCMGACIAYVICINDLWHAFLNDDRVQGYYRSVSFQRVLTSVTFLLLMLPLSLPRQINSLRYVSLFGVVFVLYFVVCVVIHSATHGLKEGITSKGLRLFNTGNRAIQGLGQFVFAFLCQSNAYQVFNETPKPSVRFFELQVLVSMLICTVFYWVTGFFGYCDFGDKVGSSLLRMYRPLTDYYFAVAYVGLVVKLCVAFALHILPSRDSVHHLIGWDLHTVAWWKNAVLCTFLSLVSLLCGLFIPNVNTVFGLLGSFTGGFIAFVFPALFFIYSGGYELKKVGYYNYFGAIVLLICGVTIICFGTTATIYGVV; from the coding sequence ATGTCCCACAACCCCGACTACACCGTGATGCAGGACGGCGGCCGTCAGCGTTACAAGGAGGAGACTCAGTCGTCGACCCCAGCGAGCGGCGATaaccgcgccgctgccgagatCGATGCGACCATCTgcaaggaagagaaggaaatGCATGAAACCTTTGACCAGGTGCATGAACTCGTGACAGAATGCAAcgcagaggtggaggtgcccaagcagcagccgatGTTTCTCGTGCGCCTGATGCGCCGCGTAATCCCGCCGGGCGGTTTCGCTAGCGGCGTCTTCAACCTCGCTGGCAGCAGTCTCGGCGCTGGTATTCTTGGCTTACCCTACGCCTTCGACACGTCCGGCATCGTCATGGGCACAATCTACCTTATTGTGATTTATCTGCTGACGGTGTACTcggtgcgcctcctcgctaTAGTCTACGGCAAGACGGGCATTAGGAGCTACGAGCTGACAGCGCGCATTCTCTTTGGGCGCGGCGGAGACATCTTCACGGCGGTGATCATGTTCATCAAATGCATGGGCGCGTGCATCGCCTACGTAATCTGCATCAACGACCTGTGGCACGCCTTTCTCAATGACGATCGCGTTCAGGGCTACTACCGGAGTGTGAGCTTCCAACGCGTGCTCACTTCAGTCACgtttctgctgctgatgctgcctctctcgctgccgcggcagatCAACTCGCTCCGctacgtctctctcttcggcGTTGTCTTCGTTTTGTACTTTGTCGTCTGCGTCGTCATCCACTCCGCCACCCACGGCCTGAAGGAGGGCATCACCAGCAAGGGCCTGCGCTTGTTCAACACGGGCAATCGAGCCATTCAAGGACTCGGCCAGTTCGTCTTCGCATTTCTGTGCCAGTCGAACGCGTACCAGGTGTTCAACGAAACCCCCAAGCCCAGCGTTCGCTTCTTCGAGTTGCAGGTTCTTGTCAGCATGCTCATCTGCACCGTCTTTTACTGGGTGACCGGCTTCTTCGGCTACTGCGACTTTGGCGACAAGGTCGggtcctcgctgctgcgcatgtaCCGTCCGTTGACGGACTACTACTTTGCCGTCGCCTACGTTGGCCTTGTTGTGAAGCTCTGCGTTGCCTTCGCGCTGCACATTCTGCCCTCCCGCGACTCAGTTCACCACCTCATCGGCTGGGATTTGCACACCGTTGCCTGGTGGAAGAACGCCGTTCTGTGCACCTTCCTCAGCCTCGTCTCGCTGCTGTGTGGCCTATTCATCCCGAATGTAAACACCGTGTTTGGCCTGCTCGGCTCTTTCACCGGCGGCTTCATCGCCTTCGTCTTTCCGGCGCTCTTCTTTATCTACAGCGGCGGCTACGAGCTGAAAAAGGTCGGCTACTACAACTACTTTGGTGCCATCGTCCTCCTCATCTGCGGCGTCACGATCATTTGCttcggcaccaccgccacgatCTACGGCGTGGTGTAG